One window of the bacterium genome contains the following:
- the gltX gene encoding glutamate--tRNA ligase: MSRKVITRFAPSPTGTLHVGGARTALFNYLFARQNGGEMVLRLEDTDKARSKKEYEDNILDGLNWFGLAWKDFCRQSDRTEIYKKYLEKLLADDMAYISKEPAKEGSGEVEVIRFRNPGKKVTFSDIIRGEVTFDTAELKDFVIAKSKDEPLYHLAVVVDDFEQKISHVIRGEDHLSNTPRQILIQEAIEAPRPIYAHLPLILAPDKSKLSKRKHGQSVSVTYYREEGYLAEALMNFLALLGWNPKTEKEIFTAEELTQEFSLENVQKGGAVFNREKLDWLNKEYLKKIPDIYDLIIAEIKKEIPSSEKCPDRVKRIAPTVLERISKMSDIGRMNREGDFQYYFELPSYEPKKLSWKDTSKETTIKHIIKISEKVSVLPEENFSAEKIKEAIWKYAEQEGRGEVLWPFRYALSGREKSPDPFTLADILGKKETLERLSTAIQMLK, from the coding sequence ATGAGTCGAAAAGTCATAACTCGTTTCGCGCCTTCTCCCACGGGAACTCTGCACGTTGGCGGAGCCAGAACCGCTCTTTTCAACTACCTTTTTGCTCGTCAAAACGGTGGGGAGATGGTCCTTCGGCTTGAAGACACTGACAAGGCACGATCCAAAAAAGAATATGAGGACAATATTTTGGACGGGTTGAATTGGTTCGGCCTCGCTTGGAAAGATTTTTGCCGCCAGTCGGATCGGACGGAAATTTACAAAAAGTATCTTGAAAAACTTTTGGCGGATGACATGGCCTATATTTCAAAAGAACCGGCCAAAGAAGGCAGTGGGGAAGTAGAGGTTATTCGTTTCAGAAATCCGGGTAAGAAAGTGACTTTTTCCGACATCATAAGGGGAGAGGTGACTTTTGATACCGCGGAGCTTAAGGACTTTGTTATTGCCAAATCAAAAGATGAACCGCTGTATCATTTGGCGGTTGTTGTTGACGACTTTGAACAAAAAATATCGCACGTAATACGCGGAGAAGACCATCTTTCAAACACACCAAGGCAAATACTGATCCAAGAAGCCATAGAAGCGCCTCGCCCCATTTACGCTCATTTGCCACTCATTTTGGCGCCTGATAAAAGCAAACTTTCCAAACGCAAACACGGCCAATCTGTTTCGGTTACGTATTACAGGGAAGAGGGGTACTTGGCAGAGGCCCTTATGAACTTTTTGGCTTTGCTCGGGTGGAACCCGAAGACCGAAAAGGAAATATTTACGGCAGAGGAGCTCACGCAAGAATTCTCTCTTGAGAACGTCCAAAAAGGAGGAGCCGTGTTTAACAGAGAAAAATTGGACTGGCTAAACAAAGAATACCTGAAAAAAATACCTGACATTTACGATCTTATAATCGCGGAAATAAAAAAAGAAATCCCAAGCTCCGAAAAATGCCCCGACAGAGTAAAGAGAATAGCGCCGACTGTTCTGGAAAGAATTTCCAAAATGAGCGACATAGGAAGAATGAACCGCGAAGGCGATTTTCAATATTATTTTGAGTTACCTTCGTATGAACCGAAAAAACTGTCGTGGAAAGACACTTCAAAAGAGACGACAATAAAACACATCATAAAAATAAGCGAGAAAGTCAGTGTTTTGCCGGAAGAAAATTTTAGCGCCGAAAAAATAAAAGAGGCGATTTGGAAATATGCCGAACAAGAGGGAAGAGGGGAGGTGCTTTGGCCATTTCGTTACGCGCTTTCAGGCAGAGAAAAGTCGCCGGACCCGTTTACTCTCGCCGACATTCTTGGAAAGAAAGAAACATTGGAAAGGTTGAGCACGGCGATTCAAATGCTAAAATGA
- a CDS encoding peptidoglycan DD-metalloendopeptidase family protein has translation MHRNTKINKKKNVWMVVFLSASAIVLFFSLLFALPADINRVYAQNSTIEKLQEGIQERNQKISELEKEIVKYESQIAKTGEEAKTLQTAISRLNTERKKLLSEIAITENRIQAASLTIEHLSNEISTVTKKIETSEGGLAQTIRILDENDQMTMLDYVLTGQSVSEVFDQSASVSRLQADVRVKMTELRDLRDQLSQKSSETAEQKEQLTGFKEKIIGQKEVTEANKKAQDRLLQETKNQEAEYKKEVERRKAEKEAFEKELFELESQLHFEIDASNLPKVGTKIFEFPLSNATTASCLEPEGSRFINCVTQYFGNTPFAKSGAYGGRGHNGMDFRASTGTEISAPLSGTVRGTGNTDIFTGCKSYGGWVLLDHGNGLSSVFGHMSIRSVKAGDKVKTGETIGLSGGMPGTPGAGHSTGPHLHWTVFATEGVKIMKLADIPGRKTTACSPATIPVADLRAYMNPIEFL, from the coding sequence ATGCATAGAAACACGAAAATAAACAAGAAAAAAAATGTTTGGATGGTCGTTTTTTTGTCGGCTTCGGCTATAGTTTTGTTTTTTTCTTTGCTTTTCGCTTTACCGGCCGACATTAATAGAGTTTATGCCCAGAACTCCACGATTGAAAAACTTCAAGAGGGGATACAAGAAAGAAATCAAAAAATTTCAGAACTGGAAAAAGAAATCGTCAAATATGAAAGCCAGATAGCCAAAACTGGAGAAGAGGCCAAGACGCTTCAGACGGCGATAAGCCGACTAAATACCGAAAGAAAAAAACTGCTTTCCGAAATAGCCATTACGGAAAACAGAATACAGGCGGCGTCTTTGACAATAGAGCATCTTTCAAACGAGATATCAACCGTCACGAAAAAAATAGAAACGAGTGAAGGTGGTTTGGCCCAGACAATAAGAATACTGGACGAAAACGATCAAATGACAATGCTTGATTATGTCTTAACAGGTCAGTCGGTTTCCGAAGTATTTGACCAAAGCGCCTCCGTAAGCCGTCTGCAGGCAGACGTTAGAGTCAAAATGACGGAGCTTCGCGATCTGCGCGACCAGTTGAGCCAAAAAAGTTCCGAAACTGCTGAGCAGAAAGAACAGCTCACGGGTTTCAAGGAAAAAATAATCGGCCAAAAAGAAGTCACGGAAGCCAATAAAAAGGCCCAAGATCGTCTGCTCCAAGAAACAAAAAACCAAGAAGCCGAGTACAAGAAAGAAGTGGAGCGCAGAAAAGCCGAAAAAGAAGCGTTTGAAAAAGAACTTTTTGAATTAGAGTCGCAACTGCATTTTGAAATTGACGCGTCCAATTTGCCGAAAGTGGGCACAAAAATATTTGAATTTCCGCTATCAAACGCGACAACGGCCTCATGTTTGGAGCCGGAAGGATCAAGGTTTATAAACTGCGTCACGCAATACTTCGGTAACACGCCTTTTGCCAAATCCGGCGCTTACGGTGGCAGGGGACATAACGGCATGGATTTTAGAGCGTCAACCGGCACGGAAATTTCGGCGCCTTTATCCGGAACGGTAAGAGGCACAGGTAACACGGACATTTTTACCGGTTGCAAATCATACGGCGGTTGGGTTCTGCTTGACCACGGAAATGGTTTATCCAGCGTTTTTGGTCATATGTCAATACGAAGCGTTAAAGCGGGAGATAAAGTCAAAACCGGCGAGACAATAGGCCTATCGGGAGGTATGCCGGGGACTCCGGGGGCCGGACATTCCACCGGACCCCATTTGCACTGGACTGTTTTTGCCACTGAAGGTGTTAAAATTATGAAACTCGCGGACATACCCGGACGCAAAACCACAGCGTGCAGTCCCGCCACCATACCGGTCGCCGATTTGCGAGCATACATGAACCCCATTGAATTTCTATAA